The following are from one region of the Polaribacter marinaquae genome:
- the dnaX gene encoding DNA polymerase III subunit gamma/tau produces the protein MEHFIVSARKYRPNNFEDVVGQQAITNTLENAIKNNHLAQALLFTGPRGVGKTSCARILAKKINQQDSETSESEDFAFNIFELDAASNNSVDDIRNLTDQVRIPPQTGKYKVYIIDEVHMLSQAAFNAFLKTLEEPPAHAIFILATTEKHKIIPTILSRCQIFDFKRIGVLDAKNYLKTISEKENITAEDDALHIIAQKADGAMRDALSIFDRVVSFSGKNLTREAVTENLNVLDYDTYFEMTDLLIDNKIPDVLNAFNTVLSKGFEGHHFINGLASHFRDLLVAKDKVTLDLLEVGDNAKKKYLAQATKASIPFLMQSIKKANDCDLNYRASKNQRLLVELTLMQIASITFDGEKKKPANYIIPATFFQSLSPAKKKKPAAIIKNVASELTSKQTTTDKKEVTEVAKPKPVLKNFGRLNKQPSKYSLKGFNQQTKVKKVVVEENFDNHPKDFFTEQKLQETWKEYAQNLHKKGERSMASIVGTDIPKLEKGYKISFSVPNKLMKDQFLKGRPKLLNFLRESLNNYGIDINVILNETTEKKFAYTPQEKYIKLKEKNPLLDKLRQTFELDL, from the coding sequence ATGGAGCATTTTATAGTATCAGCGCGTAAATACCGTCCTAATAATTTTGAGGATGTTGTAGGGCAACAAGCCATTACAAATACGTTAGAAAATGCTATAAAAAACAATCATTTAGCACAAGCACTACTTTTTACAGGTCCGAGAGGAGTTGGTAAAACATCATGCGCTAGAATTTTAGCTAAAAAAATTAATCAGCAAGATTCAGAGACTTCAGAGAGCGAAGATTTTGCTTTTAATATTTTCGAATTAGATGCAGCGTCTAACAACTCTGTAGATGATATTAGAAATCTAACAGATCAAGTTAGAATTCCGCCACAAACAGGTAAATACAAAGTTTATATTATTGATGAGGTACATATGCTATCTCAGGCAGCTTTTAACGCTTTTTTAAAAACGTTAGAAGAACCGCCAGCGCATGCTATTTTTATATTAGCAACTACAGAAAAACATAAAATTATACCAACGATTCTTTCTCGTTGTCAAATTTTCGACTTTAAAAGAATTGGTGTTTTAGACGCTAAAAACTATTTAAAAACGATTAGCGAAAAAGAAAATATTACTGCAGAAGACGATGCATTGCATATAATTGCTCAAAAAGCAGATGGTGCAATGCGTGATGCATTATCTATTTTTGATAGAGTTGTAAGTTTCTCTGGTAAAAATTTAACAAGAGAAGCTGTTACAGAAAATTTAAACGTACTAGATTACGATACTTATTTTGAAATGACAGATTTGTTAATAGATAATAAAATACCAGACGTTTTAAATGCATTTAACACGGTATTAAGTAAAGGTTTTGAAGGCCATCATTTTATTAATGGTTTGGCAAGTCATTTTAGAGATTTATTAGTTGCTAAAGATAAAGTTACTTTAGACTTACTAGAAGTTGGAGACAATGCCAAGAAAAAATATTTAGCTCAAGCAACAAAAGCTAGCATTCCGTTTTTAATGCAATCTATTAAAAAAGCCAATGACTGTGACTTGAATTACAGAGCTTCTAAAAATCAACGATTATTAGTTGAATTAACTTTAATGCAAATTGCCTCTATCACTTTCGATGGAGAAAAAAAAAAGCCAGCTAATTACATAATTCCAGCAACGTTTTTTCAATCTTTATCACCCGCAAAAAAGAAAAAACCAGCAGCTATTATAAAAAATGTTGCATCAGAATTAACTTCTAAACAAACTACAACAGATAAAAAAGAAGTTACAGAGGTTGCTAAGCCAAAACCTGTCTTAAAAAACTTTGGTCGTTTAAATAAACAACCTAGTAAATATTCTTTAAAAGGTTTTAATCAACAAACTAAAGTTAAAAAAGTTGTTGTTGAAGAAAATTTTGACAATCATCCTAAAGATTTCTTTACCGAACAAAAGCTACAAGAAACTTGGAAGGAATACGCACAAAATCTACATAAAAAAGGAGAACGAAGCATGGCTTCTATTGTAGGTACAGATATTCCTAAATTAGAAAAAGGTTATAAAATTTCATTTTCTGTACCTAATAAATTGATGAAAGATCAATTTTTAAAAGGAAGACCAAAATTATTAAATTTCTTAAGAGAAAGTTTAAATAATTATGGCATTGACATTAATGTAATTTTAAATGAAACTACAGAAAAGAAATTTGCTTACACTCCGCAAGAAAAATATATCAAGCTAAAAGAAAAAAATCCGCTATTAGATAAATTACGTCAGACTTTTGAACTAGACTTATAA
- a CDS encoding ABC transporter ATP-binding protein, which yields MNEEKKHIVISTENLNIGYRHKKLDKIVLSDINLSLEKGELVCVLGKNGIGKSTLLRTLSKVQKPISGHINLEGKRLSTYKEYELSKKLSLVLTERLPESQLTVYELIALGRQPHTNWLDTLTSNDTKKINLAISQTEISHLKDKRFYELSDGQLQRVLIARALAQDTEVIILDEPTAHLDMHQTLNIFALLKKLVLETKKTIIISSHEINLALKMTDKIILLKENEVQFGTTEKLIKSNAFDNLFPNNLLIFNKTLQQFVINKS from the coding sequence ATGAACGAAGAAAAAAAACATATTGTAATTTCTACTGAAAACCTAAATATTGGTTATCGGCATAAAAAACTAGATAAAATTGTTTTATCTGATATTAATTTATCCTTAGAAAAAGGTGAATTGGTCTGCGTTTTGGGTAAAAACGGAATCGGAAAGTCTACTTTATTAAGAACACTTTCTAAAGTGCAAAAACCAATTTCTGGCCATATTAATTTAGAAGGAAAAAGATTAAGTACTTACAAAGAATACGAACTTTCTAAAAAACTAAGTTTGGTTTTAACAGAACGTTTGCCAGAAAGTCAATTAACCGTTTACGAATTAATTGCTTTAGGCAGACAACCACACACTAATTGGCTAGATACACTTACAAGTAATGATACCAAAAAGATTAATTTAGCGATTTCTCAAACAGAGATTTCACACTTAAAAGATAAAAGGTTTTACGAATTAAGCGACGGTCAATTACAACGGGTTTTAATAGCTAGAGCATTGGCACAAGATACAGAAGTAATTATATTAGACGAGCCAACTGCACATTTAGATATGCATCAAACTTTAAACATTTTTGCACTTTTAAAAAAATTGGTATTAGAAACTAAAAAAACAATTATTATTTCTTCACATGAAATAAATCTTGCTTTAAAAATGACTGATAAAATTATACTTTTAAAAGAAAATGAAGTACAATTTGGCACTACCGAAAAGCTTATTAAAAGCAATGCCTTCGATAATTTATTTCCCAATAATTTGTTAATATTTAACAAAACCTTACAACAATTTGTAATAAACAAAAGCTAA
- a CDS encoding M28 family metallopeptidase — protein sequence MKKILYLASAVAFMACGSSKNASNEDANVDHAAKYAATITAKDLGNHLFTYASDEFEGRNTGEPGQKKAVEYLKNFYVSEGIVSPLGGDDYFQEVPAEWINKNVRRGKFKDSENVVAFIKGTEKPDEIVIISAHLDHEGVKNGEIYNGADDDGSGTVAILEIAQAFQMAAKAGKGPKRSILFLHVTGEEKGLLGSKYYADVDPLFPLANTVCDLNIDMVGRIDDRHKEDPNYVYLIGSDKLSTELHNLSETVNKKYTNINLDYKYNDENDPNRFYYRSDHYNFAKNNVPIIFYFNGTHADYHRPSDTPDKINYELLENRTRLVFHTAWEVANMDKRIIADKAEAKKETK from the coding sequence ATGAAAAAAATACTTTATCTTGCTAGTGCTGTAGCTTTTATGGCTTGTGGTTCTAGTAAAAATGCTTCTAATGAAGATGCAAACGTAGATCATGCTGCTAAATATGCAGCAACAATTACAGCCAAAGATTTAGGTAATCACCTATTTACTTATGCTTCTGATGAGTTTGAAGGAAGAAATACTGGTGAACCAGGACAGAAAAAAGCTGTTGAATATTTAAAAAACTTTTATGTTTCTGAAGGAATTGTTTCGCCATTAGGTGGAGATGATTATTTTCAAGAAGTACCAGCAGAATGGATAAACAAAAATGTACGTAGAGGAAAATTTAAAGATTCTGAAAACGTAGTTGCTTTTATTAAAGGTACAGAGAAACCAGACGAAATTGTAATAATTTCTGCTCACTTAGATCATGAAGGTGTAAAAAACGGAGAAATTTATAATGGAGCGGATGATGACGGTTCTGGAACTGTTGCTATTTTAGAAATTGCACAAGCTTTTCAAATGGCTGCTAAAGCAGGTAAAGGTCCAAAACGTTCTATTTTATTTTTACACGTTACCGGAGAAGAAAAAGGTTTGTTAGGTTCTAAATACTACGCAGATGTAGATCCATTATTTCCATTAGCAAATACTGTTTGCGATTTAAATATCGATATGGTTGGTAGAATTGATGACAGACATAAAGAAGACCCAAATTACGTTTATTTAATTGGTTCTGATAAATTAAGTACAGAATTACATAACTTATCTGAAACTGTTAACAAAAAGTATACAAACATTAACTTAGATTACAAATATAATGATGAGAACGATCCTAATAGATTCTATTACAGATCAGACCATTATAATTTTGCAAAAAATAATGTGCCAATTATTTTTTACTTTAATGGTACACATGCAGATTACCACAGACCATCTGATACACCAGACAAAATTAACTACGAGTTATTAGAAAATAGAACTCGCTTGGTATTTCATACTGCTTGGGAAGTTGCCAATATGGATAAAAGAATTATTGCTGATAAAGCAGAAGCTAAGAAAGAAACTAAATAA
- the msrA gene encoding peptide-methionine (S)-S-oxide reductase MsrA produces the protein MKIIKSIVVASFALLLVSCFGFTNKEDTQKEATYVPQEHTEVAYFASGCFWCVEAIFESVVGVEEAVSGYAGGNTLNPTYEKIGTGKTGHAETVAVYYNPKEVSFETLVTVFFGSHNPTTKNGQHPDYGTQYRSIAFYKTENEKKIIEDAIKQLNAEVYKRKIATEVTKFTKFYKAEEYHQDFERRNPNQSYVKAVSVPRLNKFKKKYPQLLKKSAH, from the coding sequence ATGAAAATAATTAAATCTATTGTTGTAGCTAGTTTTGCGCTATTATTAGTTTCTTGTTTTGGTTTTACAAACAAAGAAGATACCCAAAAAGAAGCAACGTATGTTCCGCAAGAACACACAGAAGTTGCCTATTTTGCAAGTGGATGTTTTTGGTGTGTAGAAGCAATTTTTGAAAGTGTAGTAGGGGTAGAAGAGGCAGTTTCTGGTTATGCTGGTGGTAATACTTTAAATCCTACGTACGAGAAAATAGGAACTGGTAAAACAGGTCACGCAGAAACAGTTGCGGTTTATTATAATCCTAAGGAAGTTAGTTTTGAAACGTTAGTTACAGTTTTCTTTGGTTCTCATAACCCAACAACAAAAAATGGGCAACATCCAGATTACGGTACACAATATAGATCGATTGCTTTTTACAAAACAGAAAATGAAAAAAAGATAATTGAAGATGCTATTAAGCAATTAAATGCCGAAGTTTATAAGCGTAAGATTGCTACAGAAGTTACTAAGTTCACAAAATTTTATAAGGCTGAAGAGTATCATCAAGATTTTGAAAGAAGAAATCCAAACCAAAGTTATGTAAAGGCGGTTTCTGTGCCAAGGTTAAACAAGTTTAAGAAAAAATATCCGCAGTTATTAAAGAAAAGTGCGCATTAA
- a CDS encoding iron ABC transporter permease, producing the protein MLQKNYKRHFILLAIVLLLLFILNISSGSVSIPIKDILNILFANNTSKESWQIIIINFRLPKAITAILVGSGLSVAGLLMQTLFRNPLAGPFVLGISSGASLGVALLILGSSLFGGYFLTNSFSNWSLPIASSLGAFLVLFAVIIAANKIRNTMSILIIGLMFGSLTSAIISVLSYFSEAAQIQQFIFWSFGSLGNLSWPELSIFFIIYIIGIIATIAIVKPLNSFLLGENYAKSLGINIKRNRNIILLITSLLTGVITAFAGPIAFVGLAVPHVARMLFTTSNHKILIPAVLIIGAIVMLICDTIAQLPTSEFTLPINAITSLFGAPIVIWLLIRKKKLFV; encoded by the coding sequence ATGCTTCAAAAGAACTATAAAAGACATTTTATTTTATTAGCTATAGTACTTCTTCTCTTGTTTATTTTAAACATTAGTTCAGGTTCTGTTTCTATACCAATAAAAGACATTTTAAACATTCTTTTTGCAAATAATACAAGCAAAGAAAGTTGGCAAATAATAATTATAAATTTTAGATTGCCCAAAGCAATTACCGCTATTTTGGTTGGCTCTGGTTTATCTGTTGCTGGTTTACTAATGCAAACATTGTTTAGAAATCCTTTAGCAGGTCCTTTTGTTTTAGGTATTTCTTCAGGAGCAAGTTTGGGTGTTGCTTTATTAATTTTAGGAAGCTCTTTATTTGGCGGTTATTTTTTAACTAATTCGTTTTCTAATTGGTCTTTACCAATCGCTTCTAGTTTAGGAGCTTTTCTCGTTTTATTTGCCGTAATAATCGCTGCCAATAAAATTAGAAATACGATGTCTATTCTTATAATTGGTTTAATGTTTGGTAGTTTAACTTCAGCAATTATTAGTGTTTTATCTTATTTTAGTGAAGCAGCCCAAATTCAACAATTTATATTCTGGAGTTTTGGTAGTCTTGGTAACTTATCATGGCCAGAACTTTCTATATTTTTTATCATTTACATTATTGGTATTATTGCTACAATTGCAATAGTAAAACCTTTAAACAGTTTTTTATTAGGAGAAAATTATGCAAAAAGTTTAGGTATCAATATTAAAAGAAATAGAAATATCATTTTATTAATTACAAGTTTATTAACCGGTGTAATTACTGCTTTTGCGGGGCCAATTGCATTTGTTGGTTTAGCTGTACCACATGTTGCTAGAATGTTATTTACAACTTCTAATCATAAAATTTTAATTCCGGCAGTTTTAATAATCGGTGCAATTGTTATGCTTATTTGCGATACTATTGCCCAATTACCAACAAGCGAATTTACTTTACCTATAAATGCAATTACCTCTTTATTTGGAGCTCCAATTGTAATTTGGCTACTTATTCGAAAAAAGAAATTATTTGTTTAA